One stretch of Diorhabda carinulata isolate Delta chromosome 5, icDioCari1.1, whole genome shotgun sequence DNA includes these proteins:
- the LOC130894607 gene encoding enhancer of mRNA-decapping protein 4 has protein sequence MTSPRIGPMPNLVQNIKYTGSDTEFCTDIKGENVVIHCSEGVHSHGSSKVKLIDRIDYNWEFRYYHGHLVAAHINGKVIAYGMKGKDGGMVRVTNQETGHRALIKNLKDDIKDISFAFSREEIILGCVDSEGNILVYQIDDKPLAITYTLLLHIYPFEGSRPKTSYRLIWCPFLSIDEEDGADDPEKMFVVLNSTKVDIFNVAMLTEKYGKGSSLDLNDSYEGYIEIKYQTEVVDAAFSSDGTAIAIASADGYVKFFQLYMFDAEKQKCLHEWRPHDGSPLSSIIFIDNVLEYSTECWKFTVTGANNNSEIKLWSCETWTCLQTIHFKSDPNSLISGLYLNISLDYTGQYLVVSDINNRVMYVLQLDRNDEKKVVHVTMLAEFLLPAPFLSFHILEAASRNVPFSYDNTNDDLYDERDDFDEDVERKSVCLKILVIQPKKFQECNISFYPETMYHNTLNNPSEKVEDKGKLPKLDDLQESVSLLIQQKSNSNLTLMTPDDFTPGCASRPNSVRNETSNSMEAPLSEVNDVVVENLIDFQRPQKDNFASGGSSPSREVQEILSLNNSNYDSQEFFENLPKMQETEKETKQDYSKQNNINYQEKLNNDIVWPTIPMVEENEVIKDEALRNELRLSVNEEKSQLQLLGYRINALENLIREQNVLIQKLHDERFDKDEYIKEIELTMSKQQLQIAKMLETSNQQSIKTLSEKLQQIITHEIKNAVLPVVQNQMETYRHQIESQYTQKLNHTDILLRDNISKAFNSKTLADTLSVSVVNIVAPSLEKCYRDIISSSLIPSWERVCGQMFQQINETFTRGTKEYTASVESYMDKQRRVQEKGKDLIVQMQTVSDTMKTNADKLTSTLTSELHKQFNIVFKSMNDKLVNNIRDVISDQVKEGFKNHATVFEDSVMNAVRSRAVTPSPHVDTHAITMNQIQHLLLRNNYDDAFQLALSAENLSYVIYVCERVDIQTLFGDECLLQQSCLLALIQQLSVELNKNTDLKLSYIRAGFLCVLPDCPTTKNFIPKVLKDLLKQLNNFCQSNPPMKQLKEAKLIKMAVESMLVK, from the exons ATGACTTCCCCTCGCATAGGCCCAATGCCAAATTTAGTTCAAAATAT CAAATATACTGGCTCTGATACCGAATTCTGCACGGACATAAAAGGAGAAAATGTGGTAATACATTGTAGCGAAGGTGTTCACAGCCACGGGAGTTCCAAAGTTAAATTGATTGATAGGATAGATTACAACTGGGAATTTCGTTACTACCATGGACATTTGGTAGCCGCTCACATTAACGGAAAAGTGATTGCTTACGGCATGAAAG GCAAAGATGGTGGTATGGTGAGAGTCACTAATCAAGAAACCGGACACAGAGCTcttataaaaaacttgaaagatGATATCAAAGATATCTCGTTTGCATTTTCCAGGGAGGAAATTATTTTAGGATGTGTCGATAGCGAAGGAAATATATTAGTTTATCAAATTGATGATAAACCACTCGCAATCACTTACACTTTACTCTTACACATTTATCCATTTGAAGGAAGTAGACCGAAGACAAGTTACAGGTTGATATGGTGCCCGTTTTTGTCTATAGATGAGGAGGATGGTGCTGATGATCCAGAGAAAATGTTTGTCGTTTTAAACAGCACCAAAG ttgataTATTCAATGTGGCGATGTTGACTGAAAAATATGGTAAAGGTAGTTCTCTTGATCTTAACGATAGTTATGAAGGTtacatagaaataaaatacCAGACGGAAGTAGTAGATGCCGCATTTTCATCAGACGGTACTGCAATTGCTATAGCATCCGCCGATGGATATGTGAAATTTTTCCAg TTATACATGTTTGAtgcagaaaaacaaaaatgtctCCATGAATGGCGACCTCATGATGGTAGTCCGTtgtcttcaattattttcatcgaTAATGTTTTAGAATATAGTACGGA gTGCTGGAAATTCACAGTAACCGGTGCCAACAATAATTCAGAGATAAAACTATGGTCGTGTGAGACTTGGACTTGCCTTCAGACAATCCACTTCAAATCGGACCCCAACAGCTTAATATCCGGTCTCTACCTCAATATTTCCCTCGATTACACCGGCCAGTATCTCGTCGTATCAGATATAAACAACAGGGTGATGTACGTCTTACAACTAGACAGAAACGACGAAAAAAAAGTCGTGCACGTCACAATGCTAGCAGAATTTTTACTTCCGGCTCCGTTCCTCAGTTTCCACATACTGGAAGCAGCCAGTCGTAACGTTCCTTTCTCTTACGATAACACCAACGACGATTTATACGACGAAAGAGACGATTTCGACGAAGACGTCGAAAGGAAAAGTGTCTGCttgaaaatattagttataCAACCGAAAAAATTCCAGGAATGTAATATATCCTTTTACCCGGAGACCATGTACCACAACACTTTGAATAATCCTTCGGAAAAAGTGGAGGATAAAGGAAAACTCCCCAAATTAGACGATCTACAAGAATCCGTCTCGCTATTAATCCAACAAAAGAGCAATTCTAACCTCACTCTAATGACCCCGGATGATTTCACCCCGGGATGTGCCTCCAGACCGAATAGTGTTCGAAACGAAACTTCGAATTCTATGGAAGCTCCTCTATCTGAAGTGAACGACGTCGTCGTCGAAAATCTGATCGATTTCCAACGACCGCAGAAGGATAATTTCGCCAGCGGGGGCTCCAGTCCCAGTAGAGAAGTACAAGAAATATTATCGTTGAACAATTCCAACTACGACAGTCAAGAATTCTTCGAAAACCTACCCAAAATGCAGGAAAcggaaaaagaaacaaaacaagatTATTCCAAAcagaataatatcaattatCAAGAGAAATTGAACAACGATATTGTATGGCCAACTATACCGATGGTCGAAGAAAACGAAGTCATCAAAGATGAAGCATTAAGGAACGAACTAAG GTTGAGTGTAAACGAAGAAAAATCCCAGCTACAGCTGTTAGGTTATAGAATAAACgctttagaaaatttaattcgCGAACAAAACGTACTGATACAAAAATTACACGATGAAAGATTCGATAAAGATGAATATATCAAAGAAATAGAATTAACTATGTCAAAACAACAATTACAAATAGCGAAAATGTTGGAAACCTCCAATCAACAATCAATCAAAACTCTATCGGAGAAGCTACAACAAATTATAACGCACGAAATTAAAAACGCCGTTTTACCTGTAGTGCAGAATCAAATGGAAACTTACAGGCATCAAATAGAGAGTcaatatactcaaaaattgaATCACACTGATATTTTGTTACGTGACAATATATCTAAAGCTTTTAACAGCAAG ACTTTAGCGGATACTCTGAGTGTATCTGTGGTAAATATCGTAGCTCCTAGTTTAGAAAAATGTTATCGTGACATAATTTCTTCGTCTTTAATACCTTCATGGGAACGTGTGTGCGGACAGATGTTCCAACAAATCAACGAGACGTTTACACGTGGCACTAAAGAat ataCCGCATCCGTGGAAAGTTATATGGATAAACAGAGGAGAGTACAGGAAAAAGGAAAAGATCTTATCGTGCAAATGCAAACCGTTTCTGATACCATGAAAACTAATGCCGATAAATTAACCAGTACTCTTACTTCGGAACTACACAAACAATTTAATATCGTTTTTAAAAG tatGAATGATAAGCTAGTCAACAACATTCGAGATGTAATAAGTGATCAAGTGAAAGAAGGTTTTAAAAATCACGCTACAGTTTTCGAAGACAGTGTAATGAATGCAGTTAGATCCAGGGCAGTGACTCCATCCCCGCATGTAGACACACAT gcGATTACGATGAACcaaattcaacatttattattgaGGAATAATTACGATGATGCTTTCCAACTCGCATTAAGTGCTGAAAATTTAAGTTACGTAATTTACGTATGCGAAAGGGTGGATATCCAAACTTTATTCGGAGACGAATGTCTATTACAACAAAGTTGCCTGTTAGCACTCATCCAGCAACTCAGTGtggaactaaataaaaatacggATCTCAAATTGAG TTACATCCGTGCCGGTTTCCTCTGCGTTCTACCCGATTGTCCCACCACGAAAAATTTCATACCAAAAGTACTGAAAGATCTGTTGAAACAGCTCAACAATTTCTGTCAATCGAATCCTCCGATGAAACAACTGAAAGAAGCTAAACTGATTAAAATGGCTGTGGAAAGCATGTTGGTTAAatga
- the LOC130894616 gene encoding polyglutamine-binding protein 1-like: MPLPPALAAKLSKRGIIQNKHKSNEPVKKQDFKGLSSCPNKSNIYHECNLWCETHWKGVQTPDPKYFRNIQKLLVKFPLPSNWTEIFDKGTGRYYYWNMENDLVSWLPPKHPKSIKCQSAAKLRENRLKMREREERLEKEKENEKRDKDRDRDRESSDEEERSHRRREREREKEREKEREERKRRREERHRKRKEEIDPMDPAAYSDIPQGGWSDGLENNKTRADNTASGVLFQQRPYPAPGEVLAANKEKAKKEK; encoded by the exons ATGCCGTTACCTCCAGCTTTAGCGGCGAAATTATCTAAAAGaggtattattcagaataaacACAAATCAAATGAACCCGTAAAAAAACAGGATTTCAAAGGTTTATCGAGTTGTCCAAATAAATCTAACATATATCATGAATGCAATTTGTGGTGTGAAACGCATTGGAAAGGAGTACAAACACCTGACCctaaatatttcagaaatatacaaaaattattagtaaaatttCCGTTACCCTCAAATTGGACAGAAATATTTGACAAGGGAAC TGGTAGATATTATTACTGGAACATGGAAAACGATCTCGTCTCATGGCTTCCACCAAAACATCCTAAATCTATAAAATGCCAAAGTGCAGCGAAACTTCGAGAAAACAGACTCAAAATGAGGGAACGCGAAGAACGATTggaaaaagaaaaggaaaacgAAAAAAGAGATAAAGACAGGGATCGAGATCGTGAAAGTTCAGATGAGGAAGAAAGAAGCCACCGTAGAAGAGAAAGGGAACGTGAAAAGGAGAGGGAAAAAGAAAGAGAAGAACGAAAAAGACGTAGGGAGGAAAGACACAGaaagagaaaagaagaaatcGATCCTATGGATCCTGCTGCTTATTCTGATATACCTCAag GTGGATGGAGTGATGgtttagaaaacaataaaactagAGCAGATAATACTGCGTCTGGTGTTCTTTTTCAACAAAGACCATATCCCGCACCTGGAGAAGTGCTAGCTGCAAACAAAGAAAAAGCCAAAaaggaaaaatag
- the LOC130894609 gene encoding MLX-interacting protein isoform X2 codes for MYTIQHVRRPEKPEKECIHSGHFMVSTFEAEEQDDEDNVAIPLPENNSDIIPLPLVSVQPKNKNLSKVPQKTQQQLSIDTSLAKLFQAMNIAYRQKLTSPKWNRFRGIRLRWKDKIRLNNVIWRCWHLQFIKKERTLVCQFASPLDVDTHNKPEAVVLEGKYWKRKLAAVTAEYKRWRMFYRNNILGHVTKEAADSLLDLDIPEWDTCTENMMMVDEDYMGLMSDTLFSTIVNQPFAFPDPREIAKAGIADFIQPSLNPLQPNLEDYMDLDPFQELIGNKLATVLEETPTSQHPTGWGYLEHNINSPEPPVEVPPMQVNQYQLSPGQQVPSIEKPKSPQHQNIVPDRYNEMVLQQQQQLFSETQSSYQSVISKNNTQKNTKTPGTPRSTLVYSKSMDNIYPAYNQVQQQSTQGQVVERISISDTSQVQPQQIPEYLAYKLVTLPQQQGYKFSIVPSPNIKFTSPQVQQPIIQRYSCLTQYNSLPRSNTNEEEQIRRRRGGTKGARGRSRSNTREPVKRPPLVSTASDPSLLTPQNSVILTQLLTNNSEPVSSVYNRSISQGNVEMLPKQSHIRIKEESKPVPMLPQSTLIIPNMSTAQSTSDNMLLNSYSSSNSPVMDPLSQNIHSPTSSQGSVGSPGGDGANQRDRRSVHIHAEQKRRYNIKNGFDMIHSLIPHLNQNPNAKLSKAAMLQKGAEYIKQLREERNQLKTEMESLRQQIESLNAAISNCQSMLPATGAPVSQRRDSRMQEMFDEYVRVRTMENWKFWVFSLIFKSLLNSFNSLVSSSSLDDLYRSTMLWVEQHCTLSDLRPVVLNSLTYLCRKTDILSEPEKLPEEALRIVTESKSQNNN; via the exons atgtacaCAATTCAGCATGTTAGACGTCCAGAGAAACCCGAAAAAGAGTGCATTCACTCTGGACACTTTATGGTATCTACATTCGAGGCTGAAGAACAAGATGATGAGGACAATGTGGCTATTCCTCTTCCAGAAAATAATAGTGATATTATACCACTGCCACTTGTTTCAGTacaaccaaaaaataaaaatttatccaaaGTTCCACAGAAAACACAACAGCAGCTATCAATTGATACTAGTTTAGCAAAACTCTTTCAAGCTATGAATATCGCCTATag ACAAAAACTAACCTCACCGAAATGGAATAGATTTAGAGGCATTAGATTACGATGGAAGGACAAGATACGTTTAAATAATGTGATATGGAGATGCTGGCATCTGCAGT ttataaAGAAGGAACGCACATTAGTATGCCAGTTTGCGTCGCCTTTAGATGTAGATACGCACAATAAACCTGAG GCTGTGGTTTTAGAAGGTAAATATTGGAAACGAAAATTAGCGGCGGTAACAGCTGAATATAAAAGATGGAGGATGTTTTACAGAAACAACATCTTAGGACACGTTACCAAAGAAGCGGCAGATTCA ttgttAGATTTGGATATACCGGAATGGGATACTTGTACGGAGAATATGATGATGGTGGATGAGGATTATATGGGTCTAATGAGTGACACGTTGTTTTCTACTATTGTTAACCAACCGTTCGCTTTTCCGGATCCAAGGGAAATTG CTAAGGCTGGTATTGCGGATTTCATCCAACCAAGTTTGAATCCGCTACAACCAAATTTGGAAGATTACATGGATTTGGACCCTTTCCAAG aattgATTGGAAATAAACTGGCAACGGTGCTAGAAGAAACGCCTACATCACAACATCCCACCGGTTGGGGTTATTTGGAACACAACATCAACAGTCCAGAACCTCCAGTCGAG GTACCTCCCATGCAAGTGAACCAATACCAGCTCTCCCCCGGTCAGCAAGTACCTTCGATAGAGAAACCAAAGTCGCCTCAGCATCAAAATATCGTACCTGACAGATACAATGAAATGGTGTTACAGCAACAACAGCAACTTTTCTCAGAAACGCAGTCGTCTTATCAGTCTGTGATATCGaaaaataatacacaaaaaaataccAAGACACCTGGAACTCCCAGGAGTACTTTGGTATATAGCAAATCCATGGATAACATTTATCCGGCTTACAATCAAGTGCAGCAACAGAGTACCCAGGGGCAGGTTGTGGAAAGGATTTCGA TAAGCGACACATCACAAGTTCAACCCCAACAAATACCTGAATATTTAGCCTACAAATTGGTCACCTTACCACAACAACAAGGCtacaaattttcaatagtaCCATCACCGAATATCAAATTCACCAGCCCGCAAGTACAACAACCGATAATCCAGAGATACTCGTGTCTAACTCAATACAACAGCCTCCCCCGGTCGAATACA aacgAAGAAGAACAAATAAGGAGAAGACGCGGGGGTACGAAGGGGGCTCGAGGTAGATCGAGATCGAATACGAGGGAACCAGTCAAAAGACCGCCGTTGGTATCGACAGCTAGCGACCCATCTCTGCTAACCCCCCAAAATAGCGTCATATTAACCCAATTGTTGACCAACA ATTCGGAACCTGTCAGTAGTGTATATAACCGTAGCATAAGTCAGGGTAACGTGGAAATGCTTCCGAAACAAAGCCACATAAGGATAAAAGAAGAATCGAAACCGGTGCCGATGTTGCCCCAATCGACTCTAATAATACCCAACATGTCGACTGCCCAATCGACATCAGACAAC atgCTGTTGAATTCTTATAGTAGTTCGAATAGCCCGGTAATGGATCCGCTTTCGCAAAATATTCATTCGCCGACTTCGTCGCAGGGTTCCGTAGGATCTCCAGGAGGTGACGGTGCCAATCAGCGCGACAGGAGGTCCGTGCACATACACGCCGAACAAAAGAGACGCTACAACATTAAGAACGGTTTCGATATGATCCATTCGCTCATACCTCATCTCAATCAAAATCCGAACGCTAAG TTAAGTAAGGCAGCTATGTTACAAAAAGGTGCTGAATATATCAAACAGCTGAGGGAGGAGAGAAATCAACTGAAAACCGAAATGGAATCTCTTCGGCAACAAATTGAAAGCCTCAACGCAGCTATCAG TAATTGTCAGTCAATGTTACCCGCCACCGGTGCTCCTGTTTCTCAAAGGAGGGATAGCAGGATGCAGGAAATGTTTGATGAGTACGTTAGAGTACGTACGatggaaaattggaaattttgggTT TTTAGCCtgatttttaaatcgttattGAATTCTTTCAATAGCTTAGTATCGAGTTCTAGTCTAGACGATTTGTATCGTTCCACGATGTTGTGGGTTGAACAACATTGTACCCTTAGTGATCTCAGACCAG tGGTTTTGAATTCGCTGACCTACTTGTGTAGAAAGACGGACATACTGTCTGAACCGGAAAAGTTACCCGAAGAAGCACTACGGATAGTAACGGAAAGTAAAAGCCAAAacaataattag
- the LOC130894609 gene encoding MLX-interacting protein isoform X1: MYTIQHVRRPEKPEKECIHSGHFMVSTFEAEEQDDEDNVAIPLPENNSDIIPLPLVSVQPKNKNLSKVPQKTQQQLSIDTSLAKLFQAMNIAYRQKLTSPKWNRFRGIRLRWKDKIRLNNVIWRCWHLQFIKKERTLVCQFASPLDVDTHNKPEAVVLEGKYWKRKLAAVTAEYKRWRMFYRNNILGHVTKEAADSLLDLDIPEWDTCTENMMMVDEDYMGLMSDTLFSTIVNQPFAFPDPREIAKAGIADFIQPSLNPLQPNLEDYMDLDPFQELIGNKLATVLEETPTSQHPTGWGYLEHNINSPEPPVEVPPMQVNQYQLSPGQQVPSIEKPKSPQHQNIVPDRYNEMVLQQQQQLFSETQSSYQSVISKNNTQKNTKTPGTPRSTLVYSKSMDNIYPAYNQVQQQSTQGQVVERISSKVSDTSQVQPQQIPEYLAYKLVTLPQQQGYKFSIVPSPNIKFTSPQVQQPIIQRYSCLTQYNSLPRSNTNEEEQIRRRRGGTKGARGRSRSNTREPVKRPPLVSTASDPSLLTPQNSVILTQLLTNNSEPVSSVYNRSISQGNVEMLPKQSHIRIKEESKPVPMLPQSTLIIPNMSTAQSTSDNMLLNSYSSSNSPVMDPLSQNIHSPTSSQGSVGSPGGDGANQRDRRSVHIHAEQKRRYNIKNGFDMIHSLIPHLNQNPNAKLSKAAMLQKGAEYIKQLREERNQLKTEMESLRQQIESLNAAISNCQSMLPATGAPVSQRRDSRMQEMFDEYVRVRTMENWKFWVFSLIFKSLLNSFNSLVSSSSLDDLYRSTMLWVEQHCTLSDLRPVVLNSLTYLCRKTDILSEPEKLPEEALRIVTESKSQNNN; this comes from the exons atgtacaCAATTCAGCATGTTAGACGTCCAGAGAAACCCGAAAAAGAGTGCATTCACTCTGGACACTTTATGGTATCTACATTCGAGGCTGAAGAACAAGATGATGAGGACAATGTGGCTATTCCTCTTCCAGAAAATAATAGTGATATTATACCACTGCCACTTGTTTCAGTacaaccaaaaaataaaaatttatccaaaGTTCCACAGAAAACACAACAGCAGCTATCAATTGATACTAGTTTAGCAAAACTCTTTCAAGCTATGAATATCGCCTATag ACAAAAACTAACCTCACCGAAATGGAATAGATTTAGAGGCATTAGATTACGATGGAAGGACAAGATACGTTTAAATAATGTGATATGGAGATGCTGGCATCTGCAGT ttataaAGAAGGAACGCACATTAGTATGCCAGTTTGCGTCGCCTTTAGATGTAGATACGCACAATAAACCTGAG GCTGTGGTTTTAGAAGGTAAATATTGGAAACGAAAATTAGCGGCGGTAACAGCTGAATATAAAAGATGGAGGATGTTTTACAGAAACAACATCTTAGGACACGTTACCAAAGAAGCGGCAGATTCA ttgttAGATTTGGATATACCGGAATGGGATACTTGTACGGAGAATATGATGATGGTGGATGAGGATTATATGGGTCTAATGAGTGACACGTTGTTTTCTACTATTGTTAACCAACCGTTCGCTTTTCCGGATCCAAGGGAAATTG CTAAGGCTGGTATTGCGGATTTCATCCAACCAAGTTTGAATCCGCTACAACCAAATTTGGAAGATTACATGGATTTGGACCCTTTCCAAG aattgATTGGAAATAAACTGGCAACGGTGCTAGAAGAAACGCCTACATCACAACATCCCACCGGTTGGGGTTATTTGGAACACAACATCAACAGTCCAGAACCTCCAGTCGAG GTACCTCCCATGCAAGTGAACCAATACCAGCTCTCCCCCGGTCAGCAAGTACCTTCGATAGAGAAACCAAAGTCGCCTCAGCATCAAAATATCGTACCTGACAGATACAATGAAATGGTGTTACAGCAACAACAGCAACTTTTCTCAGAAACGCAGTCGTCTTATCAGTCTGTGATATCGaaaaataatacacaaaaaaataccAAGACACCTGGAACTCCCAGGAGTACTTTGGTATATAGCAAATCCATGGATAACATTTATCCGGCTTACAATCAAGTGCAGCAACAGAGTACCCAGGGGCAGGTTGTGGAAAGGATTTCGAGTAAGG TAAGCGACACATCACAAGTTCAACCCCAACAAATACCTGAATATTTAGCCTACAAATTGGTCACCTTACCACAACAACAAGGCtacaaattttcaatagtaCCATCACCGAATATCAAATTCACCAGCCCGCAAGTACAACAACCGATAATCCAGAGATACTCGTGTCTAACTCAATACAACAGCCTCCCCCGGTCGAATACA aacgAAGAAGAACAAATAAGGAGAAGACGCGGGGGTACGAAGGGGGCTCGAGGTAGATCGAGATCGAATACGAGGGAACCAGTCAAAAGACCGCCGTTGGTATCGACAGCTAGCGACCCATCTCTGCTAACCCCCCAAAATAGCGTCATATTAACCCAATTGTTGACCAACA ATTCGGAACCTGTCAGTAGTGTATATAACCGTAGCATAAGTCAGGGTAACGTGGAAATGCTTCCGAAACAAAGCCACATAAGGATAAAAGAAGAATCGAAACCGGTGCCGATGTTGCCCCAATCGACTCTAATAATACCCAACATGTCGACTGCCCAATCGACATCAGACAAC atgCTGTTGAATTCTTATAGTAGTTCGAATAGCCCGGTAATGGATCCGCTTTCGCAAAATATTCATTCGCCGACTTCGTCGCAGGGTTCCGTAGGATCTCCAGGAGGTGACGGTGCCAATCAGCGCGACAGGAGGTCCGTGCACATACACGCCGAACAAAAGAGACGCTACAACATTAAGAACGGTTTCGATATGATCCATTCGCTCATACCTCATCTCAATCAAAATCCGAACGCTAAG TTAAGTAAGGCAGCTATGTTACAAAAAGGTGCTGAATATATCAAACAGCTGAGGGAGGAGAGAAATCAACTGAAAACCGAAATGGAATCTCTTCGGCAACAAATTGAAAGCCTCAACGCAGCTATCAG TAATTGTCAGTCAATGTTACCCGCCACCGGTGCTCCTGTTTCTCAAAGGAGGGATAGCAGGATGCAGGAAATGTTTGATGAGTACGTTAGAGTACGTACGatggaaaattggaaattttgggTT TTTAGCCtgatttttaaatcgttattGAATTCTTTCAATAGCTTAGTATCGAGTTCTAGTCTAGACGATTTGTATCGTTCCACGATGTTGTGGGTTGAACAACATTGTACCCTTAGTGATCTCAGACCAG tGGTTTTGAATTCGCTGACCTACTTGTGTAGAAAGACGGACATACTGTCTGAACCGGAAAAGTTACCCGAAGAAGCACTACGGATAGTAACGGAAAGTAAAAGCCAAAacaataattag